GCCTTTTTCAATTATCTTGAGCCATTGTCGCGTGCGTTCTCGTTGCTCGGGCGAGATCGGGTTTACGTCTATTCGCACCTGCAAGGTGATAGGCTCGTCGGGAAAGGGAAGCCGAGCCAGTGCGACTCCCTGAAGTTCAGAACACGCGTGTCGAATGTCTTCAAAATGAGACGTAATCTGCGTGTCTGGGTGTGCGGATTGCCGGATGAGGCGATATTGCCCTTCCCAGATGTCGTGTTCCAAACGCCTGAGCAGACTACTTTGGCCCAGATTATTCCCGCGGCCTGTCCGCAGGCGAAATTGCACGGCGATAGATGTCGTCATGCCCGATTCAATGGCGTCAATAGCTCGTTTTGAAAAGAGAGAATCGATGGTTGCATCGAGGCGCAGGGTATCGGATTGCACATAAATATAAAGACTGTCTTGCGGTATGTGTTGTGCAAGTACGGGTTGCATGCTGGCAAGCGTGCAAACTGTGAGTGTCTGGATGATGAAGAACCGGGTCATCTCTTCCTCACAGACCAATCTTGACGCCGGCAAAGCGATGTGATTTTACGATGAGTGTTCCCGTGCTGATTCCAAAGCTGATATCTACGCGGTTAAAGAGGAGCATGCCCACGCCAAAGGCGAAGTCGGCATCTCGCCGACTTTTGCTATTTACAGAGCGATGTACACCGCCACTTTCGGCAAAGGCATATACCCGCCCCAGGGTTTTGAGATCGATGGCATAGAGGGCTTCAGCCGCAAAAAACAAGGTGCCGCCTTCTGGCCCAATAACGCGGCGTTCTATACCTCTGAGTTGATTATTCCCATCGAGATAAAAGCGTTCGTAAAAGGGCGGACTTCCCCAGATGCCCCCTGTTTTGACGCCGAGTGAGAGGATGTGTCCTGCGGTAACTTGCTGGTGCCGATAGAGTTCCGTGCGAAGTTTGATATAATTTGCAACTGATCCCAGTAGTTTGGATGATAGTGTGAGTCGGGCATTAAAATCCGTGCCTTGTCTCCAGATTGCGCTCACGGGTTGTTTGAACAGGTTAAAAGAAAGTGTGGAGAGGGTTTCCCGCCCTACGGTAGCTTTAATTTCATTGGCGAAGATCCCACCGCCCGTGGGGATAGAAGGGTGTTGAAAGTCGCCGATTTGTATGGCTTCAAAAGCGTATTTTAAGACGAAATGGTAGGCGCGCAGGGGAGAGGGTTGACCAAAACCCATGGCAAATCCGATGCGTTCGAGATCGTAGCGTCCCCTGATATCGGGGTTTCGATCGCGAAAGATGTCGCGGTCTGCAGAAGACCCCGTTACTTGAATGTGAAATGCCTGATTGGTTTTGAGAAAGAGCGGATCGCTGTAGTGAAACCCCCAGTATTTGAAGCGTTCTCCCAAACCGTATTCTACGCCGACTAATTTCCCTTCGCCACGCAGATTGGCATAATGCGCATTTGCGGACGCGCCAAAGCCATCGAGTTCGGAATATTCAAGGCTCATGCCCAGGTCGCCGAAACGCTTTTCCTGTACATAGACCACGAGAATGGCTTTGCCTTTTTCTGCACCGGGCTTGACATTGACATATGCAGTTCGGAAAAGTAGCAATCGCTCGAGGATTACGCGGCAGCGGTCGATGTCCCCTTCGTGCAGGTTATCCCCCACTTTTATGGGTAAGACCTGGCGAATGATTTCAACACGGGTTTTTTCATTGCCGCGCACTTCAATCTTTTCTATTTCATGCCCAATTTGTCCCAGGGCAGGGGTGGCAAATAGGCAGAGCAGGATGAGATATTTGTACATAATGGCAGCACTCTTGTGGTTTTTGAATTTTTAGATATAATTATGCAAAATCCGTGCCCGTGTCTTGTGGTCTTTCTTAGATAAAAATAAAATTTGAAAAAATAAGAAGTTGTGCGTATATCTAATGTCTGAAACCCGATATGCGTTGTGTGAAACAATACGACATGTGTATCTTTTTTGCAACAGGATTGCGGAATAACATTCTGGAGGGTGTAAATGATGTCGATTTCTCGTATTCTCGAAAAACTCAAGCGCGATGGGTTTTACGTGGTTAAAAATGTGATTCCCGAAGATGAGGTGGATACCGTGCGGCAAGCCATAGTGGCAGCACAGGCGCAAAAACACGCAGAGTCAGAGGCGGCACTGGCAGCAACCCGGGCGCGGGGACATCGCGTTGGCGCAGAAGGTGTGGCGAGTTTGCGGCAGGTGATTAATGAGACGCAGATTTTCGCACCTTATCTGGCAAGTCGAAAGATGATGGATGTGGTGGATGCGCTGTTTGGACCTTATGCGCGCGTTTCTTGCACGGATTGTGTGATCAATTATCCGGGCAATGATAGGGGGTACTGGCACGCGGATTGGCCGTATAATGCGACCAATGCGTCTCATGTTCCTGCGCCGTATCCCGATGCGTTATTGCATTTGTCGTCTATCTGGATGTTGACGGCGTTTAATGAGAAAAATGGCGGGACATTTCTCGTGCCGGGCAGTCATCGATGGCTCGATAATCCGGCGGCAGGTGGGATGGACGATGTGGATCAGGATGCGCCGTATCCCTCCGAGATGCAGGTGAAGGGCGCAGCGGGCAGTGTGCTGATTTACGATAGTCGATTGTGGCATGCAGTGGCATCAAATCAGAGTGACCAACCGCGCGTGGCTTTGATTGTGCGCTATGCCCCGTGGTGGTTGAATTTGAATCCGTCGCATATTGGCAAACCCGAGCACGAGATGATGGTGGTGGAGACAGGTGGCAAGAATTACGAATCTATACCATTGCAAAAGGAGGTGTACGACGGGTTGCCGGAAGATGTGAAGCCTTTGTACCGTCACTGGGTTGAACAATAGTTTGAAGTTACAGTAATGGAGACTCGATATGACGCCAGAGCAAAAGTATTTCTTCGATTTGACGGGATATTTGCACTTAGAGGGCGTGGTGACAGGAGATGCGTTGGCACAAGCGCAAGCAGCGGCTGATCGGTATATGCAAGTGTCGGATGAGGATTTGCCGCCAGGTTTTCACGTAAATCGCTTGCGAAATCATTTTATCTGGCACCTTTACGGTTTTGCGTTTGACCGCGTACTGGAGGCTTTGACGCAACATCCCAAAGTGTGGCCGATTGTGAAAGCGCTGATGAATGATCGCCCGCGTTTGACGAGTGGCAATTTGATGGTGAATAATCACACGCACGAATTTCATCCCCTGCATTCGGCGCGGGAGAGTCCCAGCAAAGGACCTGAAGCACCGTACTATCTGGCTCGGGACGGAAAATGCCTGTGCGATCATCTGGTGGTGTTTTTTTATTTGACAGATGTGTATGAAGGCGATGGTGGTTTGATTATTTTGCCGGGTTCACACAAGAGCGCGTTTGATCGGCCAGAGGGGTTTTTTTATCCGGGCAGCCGGACGCCCGAAGGTGGGTATAATCCGGATTATGTTTCCTATGATGTTCCGCCAGGGGTGTTAAACGTGCTTCCCAAAGCGGGCGATGTGGTGATGATTTCAGAGATGGTGACACACGGTGCGCTGAGTTGGAAGCCGAGGGATCGAGACCGAAGATTTTTGACACTGCGGTACATGCCGCAGTTTGTGATGCCGCTAAATGAATTTCCCGATGAAATTGTCGAGCGATTGTTGCCCGAGACACAGGAGTTGATTGCAACAGCATCCTATTCGCAGATTAAGAAAATCGTGCAAAATGAAAATTAAGGGAGGAGACCATGTCAGATTTACAGCTTGAGTCTATTGAACCCTGGGCGCCGCATCCGACCGCCGCGCCGTTGACAGAGCGCAGTGGGGATACGCTGGCAATTGCCGCAAATGGGACGCGCACCTGTATTGGCGGATGGCAGATCGCGTATTCGGGTGTGGAGGCCGGCAAGATATATGAGATCGTTGCCCAGTCGCAGTTTCAAGATGTGGATACGGCACGCGATGTGTTGCGCTGTGAGGCGTATTGGGGCCACCTGGATCGGGACAGTGGGCGGCGCGGCGAAGTTTTGTCCTGGGATTATCTCCTTCCCGAGTGGAACGGCGATACCGTGCAATTTTCGCGGCGTCTCACTGCTCCGGAAGATGCCGAACACTTGACTGTGCGCTATACGTTTCGCTGGTCGGTTGTGGGATCATCCGAATGGCAATTGCCCAGAGTGATCGCGACAGATGTGGCAGAATCATACAAACCCGTGAAAATTTGTGTCGCGACGGGACGGCGAACAGACCGCGACCGGCGGTTTGAGTCAATTCAGGACAATGTCGATCTTTATTTGCCTTTGTGCCGGGAGATATGTGAAAAAGAAAAACCCGATTTGATTGTGTTGCCCGAGATCGCATTGCAATACGGGATTAAAGGGAGTCCATTGGAACTGGCAGTGCCCGTGCCGGGACCCGAGGCGGAGCCGTTTGCGGATGTTGCGCGCGATTATGGCGTATATGTGCTGTTGGGTGTGATTGAACGAGATGGCGATGCCGTTCACAATACAGCCGTGTTGTTCGCGCCCGATGGCGGCGTGGATGGCAAATATCGCAAGGTGCATCTGGCGGTGGGTGGCGAGATGGATTCGGGTATTTTGCCGGGTGATGATTTTCCTGTATTTGATACGGATATTGGACGGATTGGGTGCAATATTTGTATGGATTCTTCGGCGGCTGAGTCGTCGCGGATGATCGGGTTAAATGGCGCGGACTTTTTGTTGTTGCCAATTATGGGCGATCACCGCGCGTGGCATCCAGAAGATCATACGTGGGATCCCGAACGCTTTCGCGGGATTATGCAGACTCGGGCGCTGGACAATCAGTTGTGTATGGTGGTGGCGGTAAATCGCGCGGAGGGCAGTTGTATTATTGATCGCACCGGGCATGTGCTGGCATGGAATGATGGCAGTGAGCGGTTTGTGACCGCAGAGGTGAATCTCGTGGATGGATTCAGTCCAAAGAGTCGCGGGTGCTTTCGCGGGATCAACTGGATGCAGCGACGACCACACACCTATCGCGCTTTTGTCGATGAAAAGAACGCGGGGACCTTGAAAACTGAGGCGTATTGAGGATTATATGCCGAGCGCGATTTGCTCGCATTCGGCGTATTTTTTAACCAGTTC
The sequence above is drawn from the Gemmatimonadota bacterium genome and encodes:
- a CDS encoding BamA/TamA family outer membrane protein, translating into MYKYLILLCLFATPALGQIGHEIEKIEVRGNEKTRVEIIRQVLPIKVGDNLHEGDIDRCRVILERLLLFRTAYVNVKPGAEKGKAILVVYVQEKRFGDLGMSLEYSELDGFGASANAHYANLRGEGKLVGVEYGLGERFKYWGFHYSDPLFLKTNQAFHIQVTGSSADRDIFRDRNPDIRGRYDLERIGFAMGFGQPSPLRAYHFVLKYAFEAIQIGDFQHPSIPTGGGIFANEIKATVGRETLSTLSFNLFKQPVSAIWRQGTDFNARLTLSSKLLGSVANYIKLRTELYRHQQVTAGHILSLGVKTGGIWGSPPFYERFYLDGNNQLRGIERRVIGPEGGTLFFAAEALYAIDLKTLGRVYAFAESGGVHRSVNSKSRRDADFAFGVGMLLFNRVDISFGISTGTLIVKSHRFAGVKIGL
- a CDS encoding DUF4390 domain-containing protein, which translates into the protein MTRFFIIQTLTVCTLASMQPVLAQHIPQDSLYIYVQSDTLRLDATIDSLFSKRAIDAIESGMTTSIAVQFRLRTGRGNNLGQSSLLRRLEHDIWEGQYRLIRQSAHPDTQITSHFEDIRHACSELQGVALARLPFPDEPITLQVRIDVNPISPEQRERTRQWLKIIEKGSFLEFFFTLDRSTSPEWIDLFRFRPSALPYLLTE
- a CDS encoding carbon-nitrogen hydrolase family protein, whose translation is MSDLQLESIEPWAPHPTAAPLTERSGDTLAIAANGTRTCIGGWQIAYSGVEAGKIYEIVAQSQFQDVDTARDVLRCEAYWGHLDRDSGRRGEVLSWDYLLPEWNGDTVQFSRRLTAPEDAEHLTVRYTFRWSVVGSSEWQLPRVIATDVAESYKPVKICVATGRRTDRDRRFESIQDNVDLYLPLCREICEKEKPDLIVLPEIALQYGIKGSPLELAVPVPGPEAEPFADVARDYGVYVLLGVIERDGDAVHNTAVLFAPDGGVDGKYRKVHLAVGGEMDSGILPGDDFPVFDTDIGRIGCNICMDSSAAESSRMIGLNGADFLLLPIMGDHRAWHPEDHTWDPERFRGIMQTRALDNQLCMVVAVNRAEGSCIIDRTGHVLAWNDGSERFVTAEVNLVDGFSPKSRGCFRGINWMQRRPHTYRAFVDEKNAGTLKTEAY
- a CDS encoding phytanoyl-CoA dioxygenase family protein yields the protein MTPEQKYFFDLTGYLHLEGVVTGDALAQAQAAADRYMQVSDEDLPPGFHVNRLRNHFIWHLYGFAFDRVLEALTQHPKVWPIVKALMNDRPRLTSGNLMVNNHTHEFHPLHSARESPSKGPEAPYYLARDGKCLCDHLVVFFYLTDVYEGDGGLIILPGSHKSAFDRPEGFFYPGSRTPEGGYNPDYVSYDVPPGVLNVLPKAGDVVMISEMVTHGALSWKPRDRDRRFLTLRYMPQFVMPLNEFPDEIVERLLPETQELIATASYSQIKKIVQNEN
- a CDS encoding phytanoyl-CoA dioxygenase family protein, giving the protein MMSISRILEKLKRDGFYVVKNVIPEDEVDTVRQAIVAAQAQKHAESEAALAATRARGHRVGAEGVASLRQVINETQIFAPYLASRKMMDVVDALFGPYARVSCTDCVINYPGNDRGYWHADWPYNATNASHVPAPYPDALLHLSSIWMLTAFNEKNGGTFLVPGSHRWLDNPAAGGMDDVDQDAPYPSEMQVKGAAGSVLIYDSRLWHAVASNQSDQPRVALIVRYAPWWLNLNPSHIGKPEHEMMVVETGGKNYESIPLQKEVYDGLPEDVKPLYRHWVEQ